AGCGGCACAGGCTATTATATTTGACCGTTTTAGCCGCTTTGCTTGGTAAGTAACTTGTACATAACTGACTTATCTGCCGAACTGCTTAAAAATAACTCCACGGCATCAACCTAATTAACCAAGCATTGCTCAGCGAATAGCCTCACCTTTGTCATAtatttatgaaaagagaaaattaggaaaagtTGTCTCACCAAAGCTGAGTTAAGTAAACACCAGGCAAAAGTTGAATAAAATCtggagaaaatatagaaaaaagccCATGCATAAACTTATATAGTGCCAAATTTAAAAGTATATGTTCATGTCACTCTAAGGAGCTGAAGAGCTAGTAAAAACAGGTACTAATGTTGCCAATTCAACTTCATTTCTATTGCAAACATAGATTATGATGATTAGGGGCTGTGATTTATGTTGTTATTGAATTAAATGCTATAAGGATTGGGCAATGACCTCCCATGCCTCCTAAACCTCTTAGAAGATCTTATCGAGAGGAACTCAATTCCTGGTCAAGTTCCAACATTACCTTGCAGGCAGCCTACTGACCTCCAGCCTCAAACTTTATTTAGAAAGAATGTAATGGATCAACACCAAAAAGGTAAGAAGACTGGTGTGAATTAatacaaaatatttatatatttatatatatacgtaaatatatatatactgtatgcAGAGGGAAAGGCCTGTCAAGTCCACCTCAGAACAACAGTAATGATAACCCCctaaaataaagcaaaaagaaaacacaatTGAGAACTGAAGCTACATGATGTACACAATGCAAGTATTGTACAAGGAGGCACCAATATGCACTTAAGAAGCAATTTCGTCCCTCTTTTTTTATATGCTAGCAAAGATTGCTGTTTCCTAGAGGAGTAAGAGGTGTGGCGAGGGAGCAGCACCATGCCTTAGCTCCTCAGCGGCTGACAGGCCCGGCTAtgcagagagcaagagagagaagagggaaaaagacaaCAGGATGGTGATGGCTGAAAAATAGGATCTATGTACAGTTCCTTGAGAGATCCAATTAAAATATGTGAAATGTAAATAAACTTTTTCAAAAGAGAAGACCAAGAAAGCATGCACTGGTGTCATATTTACCCTCCATCGGCTCTTAGCAAAGTTCTTCTTCAGCTGCTCGGAGACGGAGCTGTGGATGTTCCTGTCACTGGCAGCGTTACCCGAGATCCTGCAGCGGGGGAACACAGGCTTAGGTACTGAGCTGAGGCTACATTTACTGACTCTATAAAACATGCTTCTGGGTGTAGAGTGTACAGTAATACCTCGGCTTACGAGTGCCTTACTTCACGAGTACTTTAATTTtcgagcaaaaataaataaataaataaataaataaataaataaaaaataaaaatgccttggtttatgagagGTGACTTGGTGtacaagcatcctgtttgtacaagtcaaaGACGTGAGCGAGGGTTCCCTTTGTTTGCCGCAAGACGAGAGCGCTCAGAGTGGAAgacaatgggaatggggtctcagtcTGCATTGTACACTCACAGAGGTAGCACCCACGCACTCGTGTCTGCTTctgtttgtgctctagtgtgcgatTTCTGTGTTTACAGCACCACAGTGTGCGTTCGTTTTGATTTACAAGTTTTTTGGATTGCGAAAAAATTCCAGAACGAATTAAGCTCATAAATCAAGGTATGACTGTACTTTAATATGGTATGCCAGGCACCCAAATTGATAAAACATACATCAGTGGCAGAAAATCATACAGTGCTCCACCTGTTCTTGTTCATTCATGCCAATACATACTTTGATAGTGTCAGCTCAGCATCACAACCTTGAGTTGCATGTTTTGCAGCTTTGTTCAGTGTgccatattattattactacattctGACCAGTCTTTGATTACTTCACAGCTACTAAAGGCAAAAAATTAATTACAAAATTTACTTTTTGTAAATCTAAGATGCTGGATGTCAATTATAAAATCTCTAAGTAAATCAGCATAAGCTACATGGTGTATACTTCCAAGGCCTGGATTTCATAAAGGTCTAAACCATCCAAACCCTGCAGTGCTTCCTACTCGCTTCTCCACCTTCAGCTGTAACTTAGTATCACATCAGCAGGCTTGCAGCTGTATCTAGTATCTAGAAGTTATGCTACCCTTTGAAACTAGGGTTTTCTTTTACTTGCCATAATTACAGACTGAGTTTTAGGGCCAAAAGTAAGGGCTGGGTCAAGCTTTACATAAATATACATGATAGGTAATTTAACTACAAGCTGAGATTTGTTTGCCCATGCAGGTTAAgatcctcctgctgctgcttgaCCGTTTCCACTCCTTGGTGGGTGGCGGCGCAGGACTCACCAGGGGTGGCTGAGGGACTGCTTGCAGGTGTACCTCCTCTCCACATCAACACACATCAACTGCCGGATGAAATCTTTTGCAGAGTCGCTGATTTCATCCCAGTAAGGCGAGTCAAACTCAAATTCACCTGTAGGTAGAAACAAGAAGCATAAAATCAGAGTTAGTCCctgcagaggaagggaaaaggggtcAACAAAGCCACTGTGACCATTTAGGGAAGTGTCTGAAAAAAAAGTATTGGTAGTTTTGTATAACCTTAACCTTCTATGAGGCAGCAGTGACACCTCTTGGTCACCTTTTATCAAACACTGGGACACAGAAGTacatattcttaacccggtagcagcgacaggccaaatttgtgccacgatttaaaccccccaaaatagatgatacataaactgatcacaaatgcttcgatatgtattatgaaatggtttgtgtgagtgatgattttttcacatttttctcacttagagggaccattaagaaacattatCCCCGCCACTACCAGGTTAATCCTACATGTCTAGGAAATTAACATCAATAATGGTTGTCATTTGCAAAGTCTGACCAATACAAACACTAAGCACCATTACTGCTGAGTCTGCATTGTGTTTAATTATTAACTGCTTACAATACAATTTATATAACAAACTTTTAAATAAGAATCTACATGCTCTTGTTTTATCTCTGTCACAAACATCCCCTACAAACAACAGCAATAGCACTGTAGTAAAATAATTTGATGTCACACCTTTGAGAATCTGTGCAAAAAGGTTGGCATCATTTTCATCGTAGAAAGGCGGGTAACCACAGAGGAGGATGTAGGCGATGACTCCTATACTCCATACATCCACGGCCTTCCCGTAGGGCTTCTGTGCCAACACCTCTGGGGCTGTGAGGGAGACAGTGCTGAGTAAATTGCTGACCAGTGGCTAGCTCTGACACACTGTTGCTATGTAAATAAAAGATGGAAGAATGATATGGCTAAGGATGAAAGCTAATGAAAGACTGGAAGGAAGACTGGttatgaggaaaggagaataggaagcaaggggaaaaaaaggataatgagACAAAAATAAGTAGTCTTCCCCCTGTTTATGAATAATATATGTTCCTATATATGTTGCACCTCTGCAGTGTAGTGGTTGGCACCCCTAGCTAGGAATTCGTGGGCCAGTATTCAAACTCAACCTAGGCAGTCAGCTAGCAGCTGCAGAAAAGGACCAACTATTAAGGGGCGGATGTTGGTAAAAGGTTAAGAACCTCTGCCTAACAGGTTACCAAAATTATAATTACTTCAAGTGTTTTATAACAGAGGGCCCATGAAGGACTTTGTGGGGGAGAACCAGCAGGCCCTTCATTGCTGGGGGTGGGAAAGATACATTACAAATCTTTCCTTTACAATTTCGTGTGTTTTTAAATTTGGCAGTAAAGGCATGAATTTCACTTCACATTCCATCTAATTTATTAGCAGTACGCATGAGATTTGGCAACTCCGTATCATATCTCATCAAAACCTTTTCCATTTCATCAGGTTGAAATAAGGTCATTACACTTCACATCCATAAAGTCGCTCAATAACTTTGTTTAAAATTTTCATGTATTCTATTCTACATATTTTCTATTCTGTTCTCCACTCAGAAAACTCAACTGAACCCACACCATTAGGCTGCCCCATTAAAATTATCATCTATTCACCAAAATATTTTCTACATTGGCATTTGGAAGCTTTAACATATCCCATGCCTCTACCCATTCACCATAAAGTTCATACTGACCCACATAACCCGGCGTGCCACAGGCTGTCGCCATGATGCCCGAGTCTTCCATCTTGCTGAGCCCAAAGTCACTGATCATTATCTTGCTGTCCTCATCTTGGCTGAAGTAAAGGAGATTCTCGGGCTGTGGAGAAAGGAGGCTCAGTAGTGACAACAGGATGAAGGTAATAACTAGTAAGTTTGAATATGCATTATAAGCCAGAGTAAAaataacacacatatacacaagaTCTTTGTGACAAGAGGCGGAGATCATGCGAGCTTGAGATTAGAGTCTTGATAGATAACAACTTTAGctatttattccttcattttaagAACTGGAATACTATTTCACCACTGCTACACACCATATCAGTCTCTCACTATAACAAGTTCAATAGTACAACAAGCATATGTGAGTGTCAATGAGCCCTGCATCCTGGACATTGTTCAACCATTTCTGACAGGCACACTTAAGATAGTGTGCCTGTTTTATTATTCCAATTATTTCTCTAATAACTATTACTTTGGCACTATGTTGGTAATTTCCTAGCTCTAGAGCTCTCAAATGATATGTTTTTCAGTGAGCGCTAGTCAAGGAGAAATCAGTTCCATTGTTTTGTGCGCATAAAcaaatcttcacacacacacacacaagcacttgcATAAAATTATGTGCAAATAATTATTACTGGTTTGGTCTACAAGTCTGACAGTGACACTGCAATAGCAAGGAAAATATGCAGCAGTCAGTAGCAGTCAGTCTGGTGGAGCATCCAGTGCCTTGCTTCACAATAAACTTTGTTACTTTAAGCTGACCTTCACTCTGTTGGGATAGCAATATGTCACAGGGTGCAGTTTAGTTATCAAGAATTTAAGGTTGAAGGTCAAGGCACAAAAACTGCAGCAACACAAGTGAAATGGTGTGACATAACATCACTTTGGTAACtaaaatagggagaaaaaaagtagcgaCCCCATGAGCTTGCTGAACTGAACCTAAACAATATATTAGACCACTACTCCTCATGCATTTATTATTTATGTAACTAAAAATAAAACCCATAAGACATCACCTGCACCTTAATACATTCTCCTCAAAGTATATTATTAAAACTTACTCATTAAAATACACATCTGTTGTTAACACAAACAAACTTTATACAGTTCTGGTTATTATGCAGAGCAATCACTGCAGTTATTGCCAACCATGTTAACCAAACCAATCAGAACACCTCAGCAGTTTTATCCTCACCTTTAAGTCCCTGTGTACAACCCCTTGTTCGTGCATGTAGTCCACAGCCTCCAGGACCTGTCTGATGAGGTCGGCTGCATCCTTCTCTGTGTAGGAGCCCTTCTCCACGATGCGGTCAAAAAGTTCTCCTCCAGTAACCCTGAGGAGAGGCCAGTGCTGCAGTACTTCCGTGTGGGTGTGAGAgtctgggtgtgtgggtgtgtgctttGATATAGGTGCTACTTCTAATCAATATTATTtctatttcatataaattttactTTCTGGTATGTTGTATTAGAGGTGTGAgtgcatttgtgtgtgtatatgtgagtgcatgtgtgtgtaattcatccaCAACCTGATCATGAGCTGGGTTTGCaatcaccagcaagtaccctcctgacCTGAGCAAGCTCCttatagtcaatctctgggtactgctgggaccttcacacatgacacaccccatcccccttgctcaaggggggacagtaaccgctcttctgtcagtggaaaaatctgcctgagcagggctcgaacctctgcctgccagaccatgaagcctggcagtgcagcgctctaccactgagctactgaagcagtgtgtgtgtgtgtgtgtgtgtgtgtgtgtgtgtgtgtgtgtgtgtgtgtgtgtgtgtgtgtgtgtgtgtgtgttaggttgaAGTATTTTACCTATCCTACTCTGTACTGACAAATTTTCCTAATAAATATGAATATGCTTTAACCACAAAAAGACAAAAATCACTCAAAATATTGGCAAAAACATACACAAGCAGAAGATTGAAGATATAATTGTCACAGGTGCAAAGACAATAggtgtgaataataataataatgataataataataataataataataaatgtgctGGTATCGAATGCAGCAAAACATTGAATTTGAGAGATGAGTAAGGATAAGTAGAATATAAGGCCTGAGTCCCATGCCAAGCCTCTGTGGGGTGAGTCAGACACAGTGACTGACTCACTGCTCCTCACACACAGCTGTCCCACCTGACAACCCTCAGCTGCAGACACTGTCCTTGGCTACACAAACTCTGCATGACCAGACTGCCACACCTCACATCCCATGCACTGGACCCCATCAACATTAATGAccccaacacaaaaaaaatatgagcGAGGCTTGAGCTTTGTTGTATTTCAATGGAATATTCCAAGgcacaaaaatagaagaaaaataagaaacactgAAAATATATATCGTGGCACCGTGCTTCTGTCTGTGTGTAGCTGCACGGACAATTGTAAGCTCCAAAATGTTTGAgaggtaaacaaaaacaaatgcaaAAGTCAAAAGGTCATATTCACTTTAGAAAATATATTCAACTGTGTATGAAAGATGGAATTAACTGAAGTCAGAATCAAGGTATGAAGAGTTTGTCACAGTCACTTAAACTGCAGAGTGACAATGTATAAAAAAGTTGCCAGTACTGTGAAACTTGAGTCTTTTATCAGCAACATTCAGCATATCCTACCCTAAACTATTCTGCCTAAATCTAAGAGGGACTAATATTGATGTGCTTATCTTTAACTTATGTGTGGGCAAAAACTTCCATCACTTACAGGTAATAATGGAAATACACCACTTTGGCATGCTTCTAGAGAGGATCTAGAGAGAATCACAGGAGGGCAAACATGGTGGAAAACAGCTCACTGTTCTCACACATCAAGTATACTTCAGGAAAAATTAAAACAAGCTTTCACCAATGTttagagtgagggagggagagaggcgagtCTGAGGTGACATTGCTCCAGCCTCACATGATGAACACTCAGAGGTGCAGGGAGATCTTCTAAAACACTACATGGAATGAATGGTCTACAGAGAGTCTATAGTAGTAGACTAATATCAGTAAGTAGAATGTTTGAGTGATAGACAGTTTACACATCAAAACTCTTCACAACACCACTAGTAGAGTCTAACACTACAAGAAGGGGGGACTATGTATCCACTACAGTGTTTTATTTGTGAAGTAGAATGTGGTTTATTGCAATGCCATTTAGGGTCAGCACATCACCAGACCAAGATTATGTTACGGAAAATTGAAAGGTTTAGCATTTGTGGATTGTTCTCTTCATATAATGGGGCCTTTTACATGTATATTTAACACAGAATGCAAGCAAACTGATGAAGTATGGTCAGTGTGAGCCAGAAAAATATATTGTATCTCAAGAGAAGGTGAATAGTTGCTGCTGGTACCTTAATGTTTGTTACATTCTTTATGTGAGTCTATTTGTATATAAGGTTTCTCAATACAATTTTATTATAAAAGGGTTGAGTCCAGCAATCTTATCATGTGAGGGTGTAaatggtgtgtgggtgtgggtgggtgtgtatgtgtgtactaataatgtaaaataaattaTATTTCTGCCTGCAAAACATGAGTTTCAACTCATGCAAATGTCTGCATGCTTCAAGACTCACAAAATTCACAAAATCACATGTAAGCTGCTATTTGTGTGAAATAGTTTTGTGGTAGTTtaggaaaatatgaatatgaggaaaagagagagagagatagctgtGTGATATGGAGTAAAAGGTCAAGCACGGTCTCCAAATTTCATTCCAGATAATTACTCGGGTCATTACCAACCTGTACTTTGCCTACCTCGTTAAAACTTGCAAATCATAGTATCATATCATGATAGTGGCTTGTATTTATGGATAATTAAATGTTAACCTCATACCAAATTTATTCCCATCTAGAAAAATAAACGTGCTTCCTCAAAAAATTTCCAATTGCCCGCTGCCACAAAATAAAACCCTGCAAACCAAAGAAGCAAGCCAAAGGGTGATAAAGTAAAGCTCAGTGGTTAATGCCACAATTTTTTTTAACCAAGTCAGCTAAAAGAAAAGAACTTTGAAGCCTTGAGCAAGTGTACCACGCTATCCTGCAACAGTCCTGAGGCAGCACCGTCACTCCCTTCGGCTCACCCACAGAAGCCCTGCATTTTGGTTTTAGTGTCTGCTACTAAAAATATGCACACCTATCAAgcaggtatttttttctctctctctctctctctctctctctctctctctctctctctctctctctctctctctctctctctctctctctctctctctctctctctctctctctctctctctctctctctctctctctctctctctctctctctctctcatcctcaatcctcctcttctttcctacaaACAAAACCTAAAACCtagcaatgacaataataatatcaTGAGCAGCTTCAAATGCACTGACCCTCCTGttaataattgtgtgtgtgtgtaattcaccaaagTCTGATTATGTGCTGGACTCATGATCGCCAGGCAGCACCCTCCCAGTGAGAGCTTTGGAGTTCCTTTAAGCAATCTTTGGGTACTGCTGAGGCCTcacgcaccacacaccaccataCCCCTCGCTCAAGGGGGTACAGTAATCGCTTCTAGCAGCAGCAAAATCTTTTGTCCTGACCAGGGCTTGAACTTCAGCCTGGAAGGTATTAGCCTGTCAAAGCAGAGCCTTAGTCCACCGCCCCATGGGAGTggtgtcattcaccatggtctgatcatgtgctggactcacgATCCCCAGCCTTTGCTTTCCCTAAATGAGCCTGGAGCTCATTAGCTGATCTATGGACACAGgtgggacctcacacaccacgcacctccatcccccttgctcaaggtgaTCACTCCTGATCCACGGAAAGTCTTTGGCCTATGAACCTCAGCCTGCCAGATTCAATTGCACCATGAGGGaagtgtgtgtatttcaccacggctTCATTACAagtggactcgcaatcgccagcaagtaccctcccgattagagcaaggcttaTTAGTCGAtttatgggtactgccaggacctcacacaccacacaccccatcccccttgctcaaggggagatAGTAATCGCTCTTAGTCAGTGGAAAAAACCCGGCCTGAGTGGGGCTCAAACCTCTGCCTGCTACGTCAcggagcctggcagcgcagccCTTTAACTGACTGAACTATcggagcaatgtgtgtgtgtgtgtgtgtgtgttctttaagttaggaaaaattataataataatacaagtgTATCAAACAAAAAGACAAAGTATGGAAAAGGATTATAAATATTTTAAGAAAGGTATAAGctacaaataaaattaaggaaaCCAGATGATAAGAGACAAGAAGGAAATTGTATTCGAATCTCTCTTTGACAGAGGACAATGTTGAGCCAATTACCGTGTGACAGGGAAATCAATCCAGTATTGTGAATCTTTACGAAAGACGCAGGTGAGCTATTTTGGtgtgtggtagtgttgttggagatagtgggggtggggggtagtggCAGCAGTATAAGGagtggttgtaatagtagtagtagtattgttcaCTATCACCTTAGTGGACtagaaggaggggtggggggggcacaGTCTGTTAATGCAGTATGTCCAACTGTACAAAGTAGGCTTGTGAGTGAATCATATTTTAATCTCTACCCACTTTCAGTGGGAGTGCCAACAAGGGTGCTTGTGGAGTCCAGCTCCCCTAAAATCTTCTCAGCTCTCTCCTAGCTAACACATTGAAATCTTGTTGTTCCCTTTGCTTGGCACAGCCTCAACTCCCCCTTGACCATGGAAATCCCTCCCTATGCCTAAAAATTCATCCACTGCAGTGCACCATGTCCATGTAAACAAACAAAGCTTGACCAAATAACGGAAAGCAAGAGGTGTAACCCAGCCTTCCAAGTCACTGACCTACACACACCAAATTATTAACGTAGCCCCTTAGATTAGCAACACAGTCCCATCAGATACGAAAGTTCAGCTTGTAGTGGTGGCAAATGTAGTAGCAGTCAAAATAGTGTTGAAACTGCTGAATATATATTGTTGAGGAAATTCTTGTGTGTTGTTTTTAGCATAATAGAGTGAAACTTGTTATGTCAACTATTTTCAAGCAATGATTTGTATCTTCGCATCTTTATATCTCTCAATAAAGTCCATCAAGTCAAAAGAAGTAATGTTTGTAGCATTAGaagtagtagcactagtagtattagtaatagtagttattataataataataataataataataatagtagtaaaatAAGTGATGTAACTGTGATTATCGCATTGTCCCAGATTTGAAAACTTCAGcaataaaaaggaaacagagaacatGTAGTTGGCTCTGGAAGGGACGTCAAGTGTTGCTGGGGGACCATTTATCAGTGTAGAGGGAGACAAAGAGCTATGCAGCATCTCAATTATATTACGAGGCTAATGGGAAAAGTTTTTGAGTTGTGAGGAAAGTTTGGGTTTTAAAAGACAGTAAGGGATTGTGTGTTGCCTTGTATATGGCATACAGGATtgtctagtgagagagagagagagagagagagagaaagagagaggtttcTGCATGACCTGACTGCGGTCCGTGTATGGTAGTCCCTCACCACTTGTGttacgagggagaggaaaggaaaggtaggttgTTGGGAAGGTAATGGCAggttgagaaggaaggggaaggtttgGGAAAGTCCAACACTCCTCAATCAATTGGCTcttgtggtaatgatgatgatgatggtgatgatgatgctaatattaagaagaaaaaatctgtagtagtgttggtagtagtagtagtagtgctagtagtagtagtagtagtagtaattatgaaATATTGCCATGTATgtcatttattgttttttgtgaTAAGCTGAGTTGGATGTAtaatttcctttaattttttcaaGGAATTGGTGTTCCATCCAACATTTTGATTCAAATGTCATTGGTTTGCATGAAAACTTAAAAAAGTGTGTAAAACTATTACTTGTATATCAATTTATTCCTCTTGTTAATGAACGTTCCTCCCACCATTAAGCTATCTCCTATTCAACTCCCTACATGACTGAGCAAATGGCCCTTATTCACTTTCTTGGATTTACTGCcatcatattcctttttttattttttgcattctactctttacttccttttctttaatttactgtcattatattcctttttttttttttttcatcttattctttaCTAAGTTAAAAGTAATCGGCCTTATCTACTATACATGAACATCTTTGTTTCCCTACATTTAGATAGTTCTGATACAACAAGCTATTTCATacattcctccctccattctagAGGTTACCAGGAACCTGACACAAGTATCACCACCTGAACTAGTCTATCTCCAAAGCGActctacacccacacacacacacagacactctatCAACCGTGTCTCGCAGGGGGAGTTTCAGGTGGCGGAGCAGGAGCGCGACGGATGGTGCCGCGTCTGTCACCCGGTTTTCGccaaactctacggacacagccagccgCGTTTCACTAACTCGCTGTTACGGGCTGGTGTTTGCAGTGTCGGAAGTCAAACTAGATATGAAGTCAAATATAAAATTGTGAATTTCCTGCCGTTTAATACGAATCAACCTCATTTAGATCAATAAGGAAAGTAAACAAAGGATTATGTTGAGTTGCCACAATAAGTAAAAAGACATTGAAAATTTCTACCTACCCACTTCCTATTGTTTCCTCTCTATTTCACCCTGCGTGTTCTTAAAGCAGACGTGTTGACTTTCTCTCACCTGTCTCCTTTACACTGCATAGTCTCGCCTCCCTCTCGCTCCCAGATTCCCCTTCGAACACGTATACAGGTTCCGATCCTAATGAAGTGTTCCCGCTCGAAAACAAGCATCGTAACTTATCATTATCAGCGTCTTGATCCCGAGGGGCGGCAGCGGCGGAGGACGGAGCTCGCCGTCTCCTTTAAGAGTAAACAGCTTCCCGCCTCACTCACTCGccccctcctgctctctctctctctctctctctctctctctctctctctctctctctctctctctctctctctctctctctctctctctctctctccagcctcccCCCTCGATCTGGAGACTGTTTGTGTGTGCTTCTGCTAAATATTTGTTCAGGATTTATAAGTAGGAGCGGAGCCGCCAGTCGCCTGGCCTCGGCGTGAACTCTGAACTTTCTCTTTTAGTCCGCTGTTCACGTCAACATGGGATGCGAGCCACATCTATTATTAATGTGTTCAGTGGTGGCCAGGTTCAGCTTAACCCAGAGAAAACTTTCCCACTTCGAGCAACTAAATGGCGCGTCTTTATCTTAAATAATGCCAAAGAAAAGTCTTTTTCAACATCAAGCTTTTTCTCACGCAAGGGGGAAGCGAGCAATGATTCCCCCTAATCAGTATTCATACGTAACTTGTATGCAAAAAGTACACGCGCTAACGTCTGACTTTATATGCGGCGCCTGCTTACGTATTCCTTGCCGGAGCCTCAAGTGAACCTGCGCCGTGTAGTGATTCAAAGTGTGACAGTTTTGTGGGGCTGTACGTGACAGGCGGTGTGCGGGAACCAGCCAGTGTCGGGCGAGTTGAAGCAATGCCAAGACTGTTCCATGCAGTTGGAGTCGGGCTGGGGAGGGCTGGGAGGAGGGGGTCAGGTGGAGGGAGGATGGCGGGGACACTGGAGCCTTGATGCAAGCAGAGACTAAGATAAGACAAAGGCTTACGATAATCAGAACCCACTGTAGCACAAGACTGTGAGGGAGAACGAGCAGCGACGCGCTAGGAAGCACGGCTGAGGGAAGTAATTCAACCACTTACTAACAGCCACTTGGGACTATCTGGGCGGGGAGAGGCGGCAGCTAGCGGGCGACCGGGGCCGGAGGGAGGGACTTACGAGTATATACATAGGTCGGCCTGACAGAGCTCCAGAGTCAGATGAAGGGGGCATACTGAGGctaaagagaggaagtgaaaagaagggCGATGGGGAGGATGGACGGTGTGGGCGGGGCAAGTATGAAGGGGAGGAGTAACCTTACAATGCTAGCAGTGGGGTGACAACAGCG
This genomic stretch from Eriocheir sinensis breed Jianghai 21 chromosome 38, ASM2467909v1, whole genome shotgun sequence harbors:
- the LOC127008685 gene encoding calcium/calmodulin-dependent protein kinase type 1 isoform X4, whose product is MPLFGSKKEASKKCTKKEKEEGKMPSVEDKYVLKDLLGTGAFSQVRLAEVKEDPSRVVAIKIIDKKALKGKEDSLENEIKVLRRLTHPNIVQLLETFEDKHKVYLVMELVTGGELFDRIVEKGSYTEKDAADLIRQVLEAVDYMHEQGVVHRDLKPENLLYFSQDEDSKIMISDFGLSKMEDSGIMATACGTPGYVAPEVLAQKPYGKAVDVWSIGVIAYILLCGYPPFYDENDANLFAQILKGEFEFDSPYWDEISDSAKDFIRQLMCVDVERRYTCKQSLSHPWISGNAASDRNIHSSVSEQLKKNFAKSRWRQAYNATAVIRQMRLMALSTQREKKDPSDTNANNTTSTTTTASSSTTTSTTTSSSSTNTTKTTTTTLRENAH
- the LOC127008685 gene encoding calcium/calmodulin-dependent protein kinase type 1 isoform X3, with amino-acid sequence MPLFGSKKEASKKCTKKEKEEGKMPSVEDKYVLKDLLGTGAFSQVRLAEVKEDPSRVVAIKIIDKKALKGKEDSLENEIKVLRRLRHPNIVQLMDTYEDREHVYLVIELVTGGELFDRIVEKGSYTEKDAADLIRQVLEAVDYMHEQGVVHRDLKPENLLYFSQDEDSKIMISDFGLSKMEDSGIMATACGTPGYVAPEVLAQKPYGKAVDVWSIGVIAYILLCGYPPFYDENDANLFAQILKGEFEFDSPYWDEISDSAKDFIRQLMCVDVERRYTCKQSLSHPWISGNAASDRNIHSSVSEQLKKNFAKSRWRQAYNATAVIRQMRLMALSTQREKKDPSDTNANNTTSTTTTASSSTTTSTTTSSSSTNTTKTTTTTLRENAH
- the LOC127008685 gene encoding calcium/calmodulin-dependent protein kinase type 1 isoform X2, with translation MPLFGSKKEASKKCTKKEKEEGKMPSVEDKYVLKDLLGTGAFSQVRLAEVKEDPSRVVAIKIIDKKALKGKEDSLENEIKVLRRLTHPNIVQLLETFEDKHKVYLVMELVTGGELFDRIVEKGSYTEKDAADLIRQVLEAVDYMHEQGVVHRDLKPENLLYFSQDEDSKIMISDFGLSKMEDSGIMATACGTPGYVAPEVLAQKPYGKAVDVWSIGVIAYILLCGYPPFYDENDANLFAQILKGEFEFDSPYWDEISDSAKDFIRQLMCVDVERRYTCKQSLSHPWISGNAASDRNIHSSVSEQLKKNFAKSRWRQLMHAIVMVHKMQRLALSSTSMEVDTPPACPPITEEAEAQEHEEEKEEKEKEKAVVHSASLQRNSRDPPNEANGTEHTA
- the LOC127008685 gene encoding calcium/calmodulin-dependent protein kinase type 1 isoform X1 is translated as MPLFGSKKEASKKCTKKEKEEGKMPSVEDKYVLKDLLGTGAFSQVRLAEVKEDPSRVVAIKIIDKKALKGKEDSLENEIKVLRRLRHPNIVQLMDTYEDREHVYLVIELVTGGELFDRIVEKGSYTEKDAADLIRQVLEAVDYMHEQGVVHRDLKPENLLYFSQDEDSKIMISDFGLSKMEDSGIMATACGTPGYVAPEVLAQKPYGKAVDVWSIGVIAYILLCGYPPFYDENDANLFAQILKGEFEFDSPYWDEISDSAKDFIRQLMCVDVERRYTCKQSLSHPWISGNAASDRNIHSSVSEQLKKNFAKSRWRQLMHAIVMVHKMQRLALSSTSMEVDTPPACPPITEEAEAQEHEEEKEEKEKEKAVVHSASLQRNSRDPPNEANGTEHTA